tttgaaaaagaaaacaattatACACTAGATGAATTTAAAAATCTTCATCGGGTAATAAATCTTTATACAACAAAACTATGCGTGTCTGCTAGCCACAATACATGTCAAGCATATTCTAGAGAATGCAAAAACTTGTTTTATACTTTGATACGAacacagaaaaaaataaataaatatttgcaAGGGACTTCTACACAGAATTGTAAGAACTAGAAAAATGGAGTAAATCGAAAGCCATCATCAGAGACGGACAAAGTCTCAACCTGTTTGCTTCCTTTTGCTTCAGCCACTAaatcctcttcatcttcctcctTTCCTAGTTAAAATAATAGTCTAAAGCTAAAACAAAAGCAAACGAAGTTAATCATTAGATTAACCATTTCAGTTTGGAATGTGTGTAAACCTGCATGTTTACTTGTACGAGAATGGCTGCCGAGAAACCCATACAAGTCCACTGTTTTGTTGGCTCATGCAACATCAAACTTCCCTCAACCAGACTCTGCATGCTTAGTTTTGATCTATACAAGGCTCAATATCAAAATACTTTATCATGGTCAAACACAACAATAAACTACCTGGGGGCAAATGATGCCATGACAGTTTACTTGTGTCTGCAGAGAATAACGTCCAAAAAAAAATGAAGTTGAGATTTCCTTGGGATAAAAGGCGGTATTTTGCACAATATAAATTATAACAGTGACTCTCTACGAAATTTCATTACTGACCAAGTGGCCATGGAGCAAATCAGGCAAAAACCAATAGCTTCAATTAAAACCAAACTCCATACCTTGGGGAGCACTGAAAGCAATAAATACGAATCTCCACAGCCAGTAGAGCAGTACTGAAGTCTAAGCACCAAGCCATGTTACACCTCTACTAAGAATTAAGAAATGATATTGGGGAAATAAAATGAGAAAAGAAACATAGCGTCATAGCCTCCCCACATCAACCCCAAAggccaaaaaataaaaaacctcaCCTTACTGAGTCAACCTTTGAAAGGTGTGCAAATAAGAACAGAGGAGATAACACAAAAAAAGAGGGGTTATGAAAATACACTTATAAATATACACGAAAACCTGGCAAATGTAGAAGCAAGCGGAGAGTCCAAGATTCAGGACGCGGAGCCAGACTACATGTATTCCATTGTGTTCATCTTGGCTCATAATTTACATATGACCAATCTAAAACAAAACCAACACAATAATATGCATGAACACTATCACACCAAAAGAAATAACAATACTTGATGTAATTAATAGTGAATCTTTTACATCACAGCACAAGACATGATAATCAAAAGGGAAAGGAATGCAAAGGTAATGAATATTACCACAAGAAGAAATTCATCATTTATTACTGAGAATCCTGAAATATATGTACATACTTTAGCAAATGCAGAATACTGAGAGATAGTGTGCTTTAAACTCCGTCAAGAGAGAAATTTGTAAaagagagggaaaagaaaaaaaaaaaaagaaaaacagttACAAAGCCACACCTTGTCAGGTGACTATGTATCAAGCAGCTGCTTCTAACGGTAAAAATCAGCACCTACTGAAGTGCAAGACACTGTCCTTGGAAATCACATCATACATCATGAGCCTTTTTTGGCAATAATGAACATAAAAATTGAATTGTTCCTGTAAAGTTCCTTTGCTTCAAGCAGAAGTACCTGTCCTAGCAACGAAAAGGGGAAATAGGCTTGAAATCAGAATTAGAAAGAGGGGCTTCATGGAACCAATCATGAAGGAGAGCATCCTTAGCTGTTATCCTCTGCAAAAGAATAGACAAAAGCACACCACCGGTATAAGTCATATCATTCAATTTCAAGTAAAACCCATCAGAACTTAATCAGTGATGATCATGTGTTACCTTTTCAGGGTCATAAGTTAGAAGCCTGCTCAACAAGTCAAATCCTGACTCTGATAGAACTGGCTGACCAGTAAAAGATGCGACTGGGAACTTCTTCCGGAGCATATTATACCTGAAATAGCAAATAGTTGGCAAATAATACCCGAGTTAAAATCAAGATGAATTATCTCATCATTTTATATAAAATCGTGACAATAGGAGGTAGTAGGGAATCTTAGTGAGAAGTAAAACCACAACAATTCAGGGAAAATAAGAGCTTACGGTTGCCTCACAAATTTTGCTTTAGACCCAGGCAATTTGGGTAATCCGGGCCAAATATTCTCATCTGGGGTACCCAGAGTTCGAAAAATCTGCAACCAAATTAATACAACCAAAAACTATTAATAGGAGAGAGAGAGCATACTTTGCAGTCAACCTATTACAGAAGCAAAGTATTATTTAAGTGAGTGTTGGTAATAAATAATAACCTGATCAAGTTGTTCAACTTCATTTTTACCCTTGAAAAGAGGCTCTCTGGCAACTAATTCAGCCATTATGCAACCCACAGACCACATGTCAATTGCTGTGGAGTATTCTTTAGAACCTAACAAAAGCTCGGGTGCTCTGCACAGAAAAGCAAGGATGTAATTCATGAGTTTCTCGCATCTGCCACTACTTTATCAATAGAGACAATTGAAAAGGCACAAATTACGTCCACTGACACACATTCAAATTCAATGAAAGCTAGAATACTTATTTCATTCCATGTACCTGTAACGTAGAGTAACCACAAGAGGCGTATACGGCTTCAGTGGGCTCCCATACTGGCGAGACAATCCAAAATCACATATTTTCAGTTCTCCTTTTTTGTTCAGCAGAATGTTTGAAGACTTCAAATCTCTGTGAAGAACCCAATTATCGTGAAGATAGTCAACACCTTGAAGAAGTTGCCACATCAACGATTTTATTTCACCTATACTAAAAGGCTGCTTCATATCATCCATCAGCCCCTTAAGGTCGTGCTCCATATACTCCATTACCATAAAAACACCGTCAAAATCATCAACTACTACTTCTTTAACATCTACAATGGACGGGTGATTAAACGACAAAAGAATGTTCATTTCCCTCAAGGATGTCAAAGGAAAGCCTTCCTTATCTATGTTCATCTTCACCTTCTTCAATGCAACTATTTCCCCGGTCTTCTTATCCTTAGCTTTGTAGACAATGCCATAAGTTCCTTCATTTATCTTCTTAATCATTTCAAACTCAAACACACTTCTGCAACTGTTGAGCATGTTTATATTCCTCTGCACCTTCCTGGAACCTCCAAGATTTTCATCAGAATCCGACACCAAACTATAAGCAGTTTTACCTTGTTCCTCATCCTCCTCCTCAATGGAATCAACAATATTATCCTCTTCAGTGTCAGTATCATCATCAGAAGAAAGGTCAAACTTACCTCTTTCACTACTCCCAGTTGATCTACTAACTTTCCCACCCGAGCTTCCTTCTAGGATCTCACCACTTTCAGTTGTTAAGCTCACTTTACCATCCTTGTCCTCATCATAAGATGCATCAACTGGTGAAAAATCAGCAGAAGCCCACCTCGACATTGCAATGTTCCATCCCTGCACCTTGTTTCCCTCGAAGCAATCCGCATCTGTATCACCATCACCTGACTGCTCTCCCGGCAGCACGAAAGACGAATCAGCCGGAGATGGAGTAGTAGGAGGCAGACCAACAACCTGGGTGACCCTGTTTTTCGAAGAAACTCTCACTTCGCTCTCTCCCATGTCCCATGCATTAGGAGAAACTTTCCTCCTCTTCTCTGCCCGAAGCAAAGCTTCACCACCATGAGAACTAGAGGCAGGTGAAGCCTCCACCATAGAAGAACCATCATTATAATATTTGCAGTCAAATTCCTTAATGGAGCCATATTTGTAAGATTCCCCCCTCTTCAAAACACCGCCTCTCCCAGCTGCCATGTGATCGAAAAATTACAAGCCCCGCTCGACAAATCAATAAGAGAATCTATCGGTCAAATTCCCTAAAAGAACCCTAATTGTTCAGCCTTCTGTCAACACAACCCTAACGAAATCCAGAAGCTAAAACCGAACCGATTCAACTATACCTTCGTCAAATTTGTTTTCGCCAACCCCAATTATTACTAATTTTGTATAGAATTGCGCAATCGAAAGAGAATCGAACCAATTTATGATTGAGGAGGAAAAAATACAAAGGGAAATTtcgaagaaaacagaaaaaaccAACAGGATTCGGAGAAAGAATCAAAGAGGTGGTTGGAGCTGAATCTGAATTGAAAATtctgaaggaaaaaaaaaaaaaacccttaccggcaccACACAGAGAAAGAGATCGAAGAGAGATTTGGTTTTGCAAACGAGCCGCCTTAGGGTTTTGATTTTCTATTCTGACttgtatctatctatctatcttcgCGAACgaacttaaatatttttttcaaaaatatctgtcggaaaaaataaaaaatatattaatttaatatttttagacATAATAGATTTGTTTGGGTGAGTTTCTACTAATACatattttttcgagttatctttttttttaaatcttatggaaaagtaaaaaggaatttatgtttggatattttatataaaaagatctttttatttatcaattatgtttggatacaataatataaaaatatttttttgtttatttattacataaaaaatatttttaaaaaaaaatcttttaNNNNNNNNNNNNNNNNNNNNNNNNNGAACATCCATGTATTTAatatacttaaaatttttcataCTATTACTActtatatttgttttttattttaactatCTTTTACAATTGCTTTCACACTATGGTAAATTGGCAATCATAACAAActttactaattaattaattaatgtccCATATCTTGCTATACTAACTCATATGCTAttacaaattataattaatttttaatttttaatttgatgaATGTTTCTGATCACATATACACCCATCGTTCTTCTATATTTAAAATCTTAGCcgcctttcttttatttatttattgtttttggtCTATTTTGGATATATggtatataattttttgttatgGCTTTTGCTCTTCTTGGTAAACAATACTGGGCTTGTATACATCACGATTTGGAATATAAATAGAACAACTA
The DNA window shown above is from Arachis ipaensis cultivar K30076 chromosome B08, Araip1.1, whole genome shotgun sequence and carries:
- the LOC107612933 gene encoding cyclin-dependent kinase G-2 — encoded protein: MSRWASADFSPVDASYDEDKDGKVSLTTESGEILEGSSGGKVSRSTGSSERGKFDLSSDDDTDTEEDNIVDSIEEEDEEQGKTAYSLVSDSDENLGGSRKVQRNINMLNSCRSVFEFEMIKKINEGTYGIVYKAKDKKTGEIVALKKVKMNIDKEGFPLTSLREMNILLSFNHPSIVDVKEVVVDDFDGVFMVMEYMEHDLKGLMDDMKQPFSIGEIKSLMWQLLQGVDYLHDNWVLHRDLKSSNILLNKKGELKICDFGLSRQYGSPLKPYTPLVVTLRYRAPELLLGSKEYSTAIDMWSVGCIMAELVAREPLFKGKNEVEQLDQIFRTLGTPDENIWPGLPKLPGSKAKFVRQPYNMLRKKFPVASFTGQPVLSESGFDLLSRLLTYDPEKRITAKDALLHDWFHEAPLSNSDFKPISPFRC